A part of Halobacillus shinanisalinarum genomic DNA contains:
- a CDS encoding CTP synthase → MIVSTKYIFVTGGVVSSLGKGITAASLGRLLKNRGLKVTIQKFDPYINVDPGTMSPYQHGEVFVTEDGAETDLDLGHYERFIDINLNKFSNTTTGKVYSNVIKKERRGDYLGGTVQVIPHITNEIKGRVFRAGHETNADVVITEIGGTVGDIESLPFLEAIRQIKSDIGREHVMYLHCTLVPYLKAAGEMKTKPTQHSVKELRSLGIQPDVIVLRTEMAISEDMKEKIALFCDIDKQAVIEAGDADTLYNVPLDLQAQKLDELTCQHFGLKTDPADMTEWNKLVDNVKNLKEKATIGLVGKYVELPDAYISVVEALKHAGYSYDTDVEVKWIDSEEVTEQNVREMLSDVDGVLVPGGFGDRGIEGKITAIHHARVERVPFLGICLGMQLATVEFARHELGLTGAHSAEIDPSTPHPIIDLLPEQKELTDLGGTLRLGVYPSRLLANTKAIKAYGEEVVYERHRHRFEFNNHYREQMEAKGFLFSGTSPDGRLVEIIEVEDHPWFVASQFHPEFKSRPTRPQQLFHSFIGAVINEKS, encoded by the coding sequence ATGATTGTGTCAACGAAATATATTTTTGTAACAGGCGGTGTAGTCTCGTCTCTTGGAAAAGGGATCACAGCGGCTTCACTTGGCCGATTATTAAAAAACAGAGGACTTAAGGTGACGATTCAGAAGTTCGATCCATACATTAACGTCGATCCGGGTACGATGAGTCCTTACCAGCACGGGGAAGTGTTTGTAACAGAAGATGGAGCAGAAACGGACCTTGACCTCGGGCATTATGAGCGCTTTATTGATATTAACTTAAATAAATTCAGCAATACAACAACAGGGAAAGTCTATTCAAACGTTATTAAGAAAGAACGCCGCGGGGATTACCTTGGGGGAACGGTGCAGGTTATCCCGCACATTACCAATGAAATTAAGGGACGTGTTTTCCGTGCCGGCCATGAGACGAACGCTGATGTTGTCATTACAGAAATTGGTGGAACCGTCGGGGACATTGAATCTCTTCCGTTCTTAGAAGCGATCCGTCAAATTAAAAGTGATATCGGCCGTGAGCACGTCATGTACCTTCACTGCACACTCGTCCCATATTTGAAGGCTGCTGGGGAAATGAAAACAAAGCCTACCCAGCATAGTGTAAAAGAACTTCGCTCGCTAGGGATTCAGCCAGATGTTATTGTGTTACGTACAGAGATGGCTATTTCTGAAGACATGAAAGAAAAAATCGCTTTGTTCTGTGACATTGATAAGCAAGCGGTTATTGAAGCGGGAGACGCTGATACTTTATACAATGTACCGCTTGATCTTCAAGCTCAAAAGCTCGATGAACTCACGTGTCAGCATTTTGGCTTAAAAACGGATCCTGCTGATATGACTGAGTGGAACAAGCTTGTAGATAACGTGAAAAATCTAAAAGAGAAAGCGACGATCGGATTAGTCGGGAAATATGTGGAGCTGCCAGATGCATACATTTCCGTTGTAGAGGCACTCAAACACGCTGGCTATAGCTATGATACAGATGTAGAAGTGAAATGGATTGATTCCGAAGAGGTTACAGAGCAAAATGTTCGCGAAATGCTAAGCGATGTGGATGGCGTACTTGTGCCAGGAGGCTTTGGCGACCGCGGTATCGAAGGGAAAATTACTGCGATCCATCACGCCCGCGTAGAGCGTGTTCCGTTCCTCGGCATTTGTTTAGGAATGCAGCTGGCTACGGTAGAATTCGCGCGCCATGAACTGGGATTAACAGGTGCACATTCAGCTGAAATTGATCCATCTACACCGCATCCAATCATCGACCTTTTACCAGAACAAAAGGAACTTACTGATCTTGGCGGAACCCTTCGCCTTGGGGTTTATCCTTCTCGCCTTTTGGCAAATACGAAGGCGATAAAAGCCTACGGGGAAGAAGTGGTTTACGAGCGTCACCGCCACCGCTTCGAATTTAACAATCATTACCGTGAACAAATGGAAGCGAAAGGCTTTCTTTTCTCAGGGACAAGCCCTGATGGCCGATTAGTCGAAATTATTGAGGTGGAAGATCATCCATGGTTTGTCGCTAGCCAGTTCCACCCGGAATTCAAATCACGACCGACACGCCCACAACAGCTGTTCCATAGCTTTATCGGAGCTGTTATTAACGAAAAATCATAA
- the rpoE gene encoding DNA-directed RNA polymerase subunit delta → MSVKELSKQQVEEISMIELATMILKDKGEAIDFNDIFERIASLKGFNEKQKEEYIAQFYTDLNVDGQFMTIGTNRWGLRSWYSVEQMEDEIANLPQKRKKKKKKKKKPSKLLEDELGESGYDDSSDDDLEEDIDLTDEDLDLGDDDEDDYEGDYEEDDLDEEEEEIVEDDVSFVGDEDEKDESKG, encoded by the coding sequence GTGAGTGTAAAGGAACTGAGTAAACAGCAGGTAGAGGAAATATCAATGATTGAACTAGCAACTATGATTCTTAAGGATAAGGGAGAAGCGATCGATTTTAACGATATTTTCGAACGTATTGCTTCATTAAAAGGGTTCAATGAGAAACAGAAGGAAGAATACATTGCCCAGTTCTATACAGATTTAAATGTAGACGGTCAATTCATGACAATTGGAACAAATAGATGGGGGCTAAGAAGCTGGTATTCTGTAGAGCAAATGGAAGATGAAATTGCCAACCTTCCCCAAAAACGTAAAAAGAAAAAGAAGAAGAAAAAGAAACCATCTAAATTACTTGAGGATGAATTAGGTGAGTCTGGTTACGATGATAGCAGTGATGATGACTTGGAAGAGGATATCGATTTGACTGATGAGGACCTTGACCTTGGTGATGACGATGAAGATGATTACGAAGGTGACTATGAAGAGGACGACCTAGACGAAGAGGAAGAAGAAATCGTTGAAGATGACGTCAGCTTCGTTGGTGATGAAGACGAGAAAGATGAATCCAAAGGTTGA